Proteins encoded together in one Triticum dicoccoides isolate Atlit2015 ecotype Zavitan chromosome 7B, WEW_v2.0, whole genome shotgun sequence window:
- the LOC119340823 gene encoding uncharacterized protein LOC119340823 isoform X1 produces the protein MAEAESNGFEFLSDPVDRFPPMDLSHDNSLDYDEGAEVLIRARSDSSMGDAGDAALTVDADLNSTREAVALTVAPSETSTGWDDPQAPGWTRSRPLPPEIMRGLLVCVLASEHLTTVVPSTGFNPNTICD, from the exons ATGGCGGAGGCGGAAAGCAATGGCTTCGAGTTCCTGTCGGATCCCGTGGACAG ATTTCCGCCGATGGATCTATCGCATGACAACTCCCTGGATTATGATGAAGGCGCTGAAGTTCTTATCCGTGCCCGGTCAGATTCCAGCATGGGCGACGCTGGGGATGCAGCGCTCACAGTGGATGCCGATCTGAACAGTACTCGCGAAGCCGTCGCCCTAACGGTGGCCCCTTCAGAGACATCAACAGGTTGGGACGATCCTCAGGCGCCTGGGTGGACAAGAAG CAGACCGCTGCCGCCGGAGATTATGAGGGGATTATTGGTTTGCGTGCTTGCTTCCGAACATCTGACAACCGTTGTTCCATCTACTGGATTCAACCCAAACACCATATGTGACTGA
- the LOC119340823 gene encoding uncharacterized protein LOC119340823 isoform X2 yields MAEAESNGFEFLSDPVDRFPPMDLSHDNSLDYDEGAEVLIRARSDSSMGDAGDAALTVDADLNSTREAVALTVAPSETSTGWDDPQAPGWTRRPLPPEIMRGLLVCVLASEHLTTVVPSTGFNPNTICD; encoded by the exons ATGGCGGAGGCGGAAAGCAATGGCTTCGAGTTCCTGTCGGATCCCGTGGACAG ATTTCCGCCGATGGATCTATCGCATGACAACTCCCTGGATTATGATGAAGGCGCTGAAGTTCTTATCCGTGCCCGGTCAGATTCCAGCATGGGCGACGCTGGGGATGCAGCGCTCACAGTGGATGCCGATCTGAACAGTACTCGCGAAGCCGTCGCCCTAACGGTGGCCCCTTCAGAGACATCAACAGGTTGGGACGATCCTCAGGCGCCTGGGTGGACAAGAAG ACCGCTGCCGCCGGAGATTATGAGGGGATTATTGGTTTGCGTGCTTGCTTCCGAACATCTGACAACCGTTGTTCCATCTACTGGATTCAACCCAAACACCATATGTGACTGA